The Acetomicrobium sp. S15 = DSM 107314 genome includes a region encoding these proteins:
- a CDS encoding MFS transporter: MSSQFSISLWATYFIYAYSNIFFLLSVYLSSVGLSLRVSGWVLASFYIGTTFIRPFGGWVLERFGLRKTLLVAGIISLFGALGVFFSLPSVPYMIFYRVIGGVGYGIYLVGLTTHQSFIFSESVRGSRFGWITVLTILPLATLSPLGGWFLRKGFVELYFFISPVAALCCIVLGLLLKMPSEGVDVPKIEWGSWRELFCLKGVHLLVVSTLLFALANAFFLSLSGFFSEKGLNPAAFLWANALVCLVLRGLGGRILDRWDRRRMAAPVTILMAIVILAAIEADSDLELLVLGSLFGLGLGFGFPVHLALISDLTPPRLRPKGTALGWFFMDAGWFLSPLLVGYLASLVGEEWALRLLALAILACSVVVFLLWERFVRFVPELNADVSRKGA; this comes from the coding sequence ATGAGCAGCCAATTTTCCATCTCCCTGTGGGCCACTTATTTTATTTATGCGTATTCTAATATATTCTTTTTGCTCTCTGTCTACTTGAGCAGCGTCGGTCTTTCGCTGCGCGTTTCCGGCTGGGTTTTGGCTTCTTTTTACATAGGTACCACCTTTATACGTCCCTTTGGCGGTTGGGTGCTTGAGCGTTTTGGATTGCGCAAGACGCTTCTCGTTGCAGGGATCATATCGCTCTTTGGGGCTTTGGGCGTCTTTTTTTCGCTCCCCTCTGTCCCTTACATGATCTTTTACAGGGTTATAGGCGGGGTCGGCTACGGGATCTACTTGGTGGGGCTTACGACGCACCAATCTTTCATATTTTCCGAGAGCGTCAGGGGGTCGCGATTTGGCTGGATAACGGTGTTGACCATACTCCCTTTGGCCACGTTGAGCCCTTTAGGTGGATGGTTTCTCCGAAAGGGTTTTGTGGAGCTATACTTTTTTATTTCCCCAGTCGCAGCGCTCTGCTGCATAGTTTTGGGACTACTGCTCAAAATGCCGTCGGAGGGCGTAGACGTGCCTAAGATAGAATGGGGGAGCTGGAGAGAGCTGTTTTGTCTTAAGGGCGTACACCTGTTGGTCGTATCTACACTGCTTTTCGCCCTGGCCAACGCCTTTTTCCTCTCCCTGAGCGGTTTCTTCTCCGAAAAAGGGTTGAACCCGGCTGCCTTCCTTTGGGCCAATGCCCTCGTCTGTCTGGTCCTCAGGGGTTTAGGAGGGAGGATTCTCGACAGATGGGATCGCAGGAGGATGGCGGCTCCTGTGACCATATTGATGGCTATAGTGATTTTGGCGGCCATAGAGGCTGATAGCGACTTGGAACTCTTGGTTTTGGGAAGCCTTTTCGGGCTAGGGTTGGGTTTCGGTTTTCCCGTTCATCTCGCTTTGATCTCAGATCTCACCCCTCCGCGCTTGCGCCCCAAAGGGACGGCCTTGGGCTGGTTTTTCATGGATGCCGGATGGTTCCTATCTCCCCTCTTGGTCGGGTATTTAGCATCGCTTGTGGGAGAAGAGTGGGCGCTGCGGTTGCTCGCTTTGGCGATCTTGGCGTGTTCGGTGGTTGTGTTTTTATTGTGGGAGCGTTTTGTGAGGTTTGTGCCCGAACTTAACGCTGATGTGTCCCGTAAAGGCGCGTAA